In the genome of Schistocerca piceifrons isolate TAMUIC-IGC-003096 chromosome X, iqSchPice1.1, whole genome shotgun sequence, one region contains:
- the LOC124722074 gene encoding uncharacterized protein LOC124722074, with amino-acid sequence MARPFFVPPTDEDIIEYYRILDQLLSDLMDILNVIFRGRRRLSEPTIRRGGRWLRQPAGLPDVVADAVRAVHQPGDARLCRRVVQSVDKLSSCYYDVSLQLHLIAESFRCRLQQEAEKTREPSAVVSGGLSGGSSMGGGGGGGVSVGGASLLGRLVPPQYGRPVCWTVIALYVGWRIICSR; translated from the exons ATGGCCCGGCCGTTCTTTGTACCACCTACTGATGAGGACATAATCGAATATTATCGCATCCTAGACCAGCTGCTTAGCGATCTCATGGACATCCTGAACGTGATATTCAGAGGACGCCGTCGCCTATCCGAGCCAACAATCAGAC GTGGCGGTCGCTGGCTGCGGCAGCCGGCTGGCCTGCCGGACGTGGTGGCCGACGCGGTGCGCGCCGTTCACCAGCCCGGGGACGCGCGCCTCTGCCGCCGCGTCGTGCAGTCCGTCGACAAGCTGTCCTCCTGCTACTACGACGTCAGCCTCCAGCTGCACCTCATTGCAGAGTCCTTCCGCTGCAGG CTGCAGCAGGAGGCTGAGAAGACgcgtgagccgtcagcagtggtcaGCGGCGGTCTGTCCGGCGGCAGCAGCATgggcggcgggggtggggggggtgtgAGCGTGGGCGGCGCCTCGCTGCTGGGGCGCCTGGTCCCCCCACAGTACGGCCGCCCCGTGTGCTGGACCGTCATCGCACTCTACGTGGGCTGGCGCATCATCTGCTCACGATGA